A section of the Corynebacterium tuberculostearicum genome encodes:
- a CDS encoding NlpC/P60 family protein codes for MATIRLPRTRHVRAFIAAVAGTAAISTLSTVAPAGADEVSTPNPGTVQDQNSDHVAIDRAVANADSLQAAVEESRAELGRAEADVSGAEDRIAQIRTQLEQVNGEPGTNEECVASLEDELRQAGEEKREAENRVAQERRELAQNEARLNATQRFAEATFARQQQAAPQGEAASGVQLSQQDSLPTSPNQVDNLDSAASTNAFTVNSEDLTSEDKSQNFTDGVVDRGSLEAPGSADVADNPEAPSVAEQEKTTPEADFGNALNRGATPTFQNVDFGTGSSVNDALGLANDIAAAVDEDDVRTLMQGSSDLLGLGSPNTAPAASVDAPEVDEVTESEETTTGADAGRDAQIEAVISRAESQVGVPYVWGGGDNNGPTGGLRDGGVADSFGDFGQSGFDCSGLVKYAYAAAGLDLPHYTGAQYQQGKKVPRANAQRGDLIFYGAGGSQHVAIYLGDGQMIEAPQSGQTVSVVPVRWGGATPDVVRLL; via the coding sequence GTGGCCACCATTCGCCTTCCGCGCACTCGACATGTTCGCGCATTCATTGCTGCAGTAGCAGGTACCGCAGCCATTTCAACGCTTTCCACCGTAGCCCCAGCGGGCGCCGATGAAGTATCGACGCCAAACCCGGGTACGGTCCAGGATCAAAACTCAGACCACGTAGCAATTGACCGTGCGGTTGCCAATGCAGATTCACTGCAGGCCGCTGTAGAGGAGTCCCGGGCAGAGCTAGGCCGCGCGGAAGCGGATGTTTCCGGAGCGGAAGACCGTATTGCTCAGATTCGAACCCAATTGGAACAAGTGAACGGCGAGCCGGGCACTAATGAAGAGTGTGTTGCCAGCTTGGAAGATGAGCTGCGCCAGGCGGGTGAGGAAAAGCGAGAAGCCGAGAATCGGGTCGCGCAGGAGCGTCGAGAGCTGGCCCAGAATGAAGCGCGACTAAACGCTACCCAAAGATTTGCGGAAGCCACTTTTGCCCGCCAGCAGCAGGCTGCGCCCCAAGGGGAGGCAGCAAGCGGGGTGCAGCTCTCGCAGCAGGATTCTCTTCCAACCTCGCCAAATCAAGTTGATAATCTTGATTCTGCAGCTTCGACTAACGCCTTTACGGTCAACTCTGAAGACTTGACTTCCGAGGACAAGTCTCAGAACTTTACGGATGGGGTAGTAGATCGGGGCTCGCTTGAGGCTCCTGGCAGTGCGGACGTTGCCGATAATCCGGAGGCTCCATCCGTTGCCGAGCAGGAGAAGACTACTCCAGAAGCGGACTTCGGAAACGCCCTCAACAGGGGTGCAACGCCGACGTTCCAGAACGTCGATTTTGGCACTGGATCCTCCGTGAACGATGCGCTCGGACTTGCGAATGATATCGCCGCAGCCGTTGATGAGGACGATGTGCGCACCCTCATGCAAGGTTCATCTGACTTGCTTGGTTTGGGCAGTCCGAACACTGCACCTGCCGCCAGTGTTGACGCTCCCGAGGTGGATGAGGTAACTGAGTCTGAGGAAACCACCACTGGTGCAGATGCGGGCCGAGACGCTCAGATCGAGGCCGTGATTTCTCGCGCCGAGTCCCAGGTTGGTGTCCCTTATGTGTGGGGTGGCGGCGATAATAATGGTCCAACCGGTGGACTTCGAGACGGGGGTGTGGCTGATTCCTTCGGTGACTTCGGTCAGTCTGGCTTCGATTGCTCGGGTCTGGTTAAGTACGCCTACGCGGCAGCCGGCCTGGACCTTCCTCACTACACTGGTGCGCAGTACCAGCAGGGCAAGAAGGTTCCTCGTGCGAATGCACAGCGCGGTGACCTTATCTTCTACGGAGCTGGTGGAAGCCAGCACGTAGCTATCTACCTAGGCGACGGCCAAATGATTGAAGCGCCTCAGTCTGGTCAGACTGTTTCAGTAGTCCCAGTACGCTGGGGTGGCGCTACTCCGGATGTCGTGCGCCTTCTCTAA
- a CDS encoding Rv1476 family membrane protein, with product MVPAGVDIADLAGQLEEDGVAYTTPELREDAQLNTDVAQGLRDGDGIAVVDVVADRAPDVRDIAQELQDATGLNTVIVQTPRHVSSVSDTYSRADIESVQAQIAPGVDQVGLLSEYYGGLDQISFPVGAVVGVVAVIAVIVLVGSFLAASRRRP from the coding sequence ATGGTTCCCGCGGGCGTAGATATAGCCGATTTGGCAGGCCAGCTCGAAGAGGATGGCGTGGCCTACACGACCCCAGAGCTCCGTGAAGATGCGCAACTCAATACTGATGTGGCTCAAGGCTTGAGAGACGGTGATGGCATAGCCGTGGTTGACGTAGTGGCGGATCGGGCGCCTGACGTCCGGGATATCGCCCAAGAGCTCCAGGATGCGACAGGTTTGAATACCGTCATCGTACAAACTCCGCGCCATGTTTCTTCCGTTAGTGACACTTATAGCCGTGCCGACATTGAGTCGGTGCAGGCGCAGATCGCGCCTGGGGTTGACCAAGTAGGCCTTCTATCTGAGTACTACGGGGGGCTAGACCAAATCAGCTTCCCGGTGGGAGCAGTGGTGGGGGTGGTTGCCGTAATCGCCGTGATTGTATTGGTTGGCTCTTTCCTGGCGGCCAGCCGCCGCAGGCCCTAA
- the can gene encoding aconitate hydratase — MTESLNSFEAKKTLDVNGKSYDYFDINTVSGLEKLPYSLKVLAENLLRNEDGKNVTKDHINALANWDPEAEPDTEIQFTPARVLMQDFTGVPCVVDLATMREAVSALGGTPDQVNPLNPAEMVIDHSVIVEAFGSTDALDKNVEIEYQRNEERYQFLRWGAENFSNFRVVPPGTGIVHQVNIEYLSRVVFDNEGLAYPDTCIGTDSHTTMENGLGILGWGVGGIEAEAAMLGQPVSMLIPKVVGFKLTGEIPTGVTATDVVLTITEMLREHGVVQKFVEFYGNGVKSVPLANRATIGNMSPEFGSTAAIFPIDEETTKYLELTGRPQEQIDRVEAYAKAQGMWLEEDAPEAKYSEYLELDLSTVVPSIAGPKRPQDRILLTEAKEQFRKDLANYTTDEVCVDESSVEAKRMSAEGGAPVMEDVTGGLNKAREGHGESSATGAKGRHSNPITVESQNGGEFTLDHGMVAIASITSCTNTSNPSVMVGAGLIARKAAEKGLQSKPWVKTICAPGSQVVDGYFQRADLWKDLEAMGFYLSGFGCTTCIGNSGPLPDEVSAAINENDLAATAVLSGNRNFEGRISPDVKMNYLASPIMVIAYAIAGTMDFDFDAQPLGQDKEGNDVFLKDIWPSPQEIEDTIQSAISREMYEADYADVFKGDDAWRNLDVPEGETFKWDEDSTYIRKAPYFDGMPTEPNPVEDIKGARVLAKLGDSVTTDHISPASAIKPGTPAAQYLDENGVARQDYNSLGSRRGNHEVMMRGTFANIRLANQLVDVTGGYTRDFTQEGGPQAFIFDACQNYKEAGIPLVVIAGKEYGTGSSRDWAAKGTNLLGVKAVITESFERIHRSNLIGMGVIPLQFPQGESHESLGLDGTETFDIEGISAFNDGSIPKTVHVTATKESGEAVEFDADVRIDTPGEADYFRHGGILQYVLRQMVKN; from the coding sequence GTGACTGAAAGCTTGAACTCCTTCGAGGCCAAGAAGACCCTTGACGTCAACGGCAAGTCTTATGACTACTTTGACATCAACACCGTCTCCGGCTTGGAGAAGTTGCCTTACTCCCTCAAGGTGTTGGCAGAAAACCTGCTGCGTAACGAGGACGGCAAGAACGTAACCAAGGATCACATTAACGCCTTGGCAAACTGGGATCCGGAAGCAGAACCGGACACTGAAATCCAGTTCACCCCGGCACGCGTCCTCATGCAGGACTTTACTGGCGTTCCTTGCGTTGTTGACCTCGCTACCATGCGTGAGGCCGTCTCCGCACTAGGTGGCACCCCGGATCAGGTTAACCCTCTCAACCCGGCCGAAATGGTCATCGACCACTCCGTCATCGTTGAGGCTTTCGGCTCTACCGATGCGCTGGATAAGAACGTTGAAATTGAGTACCAGCGCAACGAAGAGCGCTACCAGTTCCTCCGCTGGGGTGCTGAGAACTTCTCCAACTTCCGCGTTGTCCCTCCGGGAACCGGCATCGTCCACCAGGTAAACATCGAGTACCTGTCCCGCGTTGTATTCGACAACGAGGGCCTTGCTTACCCGGATACCTGTATCGGTACCGACTCCCACACCACCATGGAAAACGGCCTGGGTATTCTGGGCTGGGGCGTCGGCGGCATCGAGGCAGAGGCTGCCATGCTCGGCCAGCCAGTGTCCATGCTTATCCCGAAGGTCGTAGGCTTCAAGCTGACCGGTGAGATTCCTACCGGCGTTACTGCAACCGACGTCGTTCTTACCATCACCGAGATGCTGCGCGAGCACGGCGTTGTTCAGAAGTTCGTTGAGTTCTATGGCAACGGCGTTAAGTCTGTCCCGCTGGCAAACCGCGCCACCATCGGCAACATGTCCCCTGAGTTCGGTTCCACCGCTGCGATCTTCCCGATTGACGAGGAGACCACGAAGTACCTCGAGCTCACCGGCCGCCCGCAGGAGCAGATCGACCGCGTCGAGGCCTACGCCAAGGCACAGGGAATGTGGCTGGAGGAGGACGCTCCAGAGGCAAAGTACTCCGAGTACCTCGAGCTGGACCTGTCCACCGTTGTTCCTTCCATCGCTGGCCCGAAGCGCCCGCAGGACCGCATCCTGCTGACCGAGGCCAAGGAGCAGTTCCGCAAGGATCTGGCTAACTACACCACCGACGAGGTTTGCGTTGACGAATCCTCTGTCGAGGCAAAGCGCATGTCCGCAGAAGGCGGCGCTCCAGTTATGGAGGACGTCACTGGCGGCTTGAACAAGGCTCGTGAGGGTCACGGCGAGTCCTCGGCTACTGGCGCGAAGGGCCGTCACTCCAACCCAATTACCGTTGAGTCCCAAAACGGTGGCGAGTTCACCTTGGACCACGGCATGGTTGCCATTGCTTCCATCACGTCCTGCACCAACACCTCTAACCCCTCCGTTATGGTGGGCGCAGGTCTAATCGCACGTAAGGCAGCAGAAAAGGGCCTCCAGTCCAAGCCATGGGTTAAGACCATCTGCGCTCCTGGCTCCCAGGTTGTTGATGGCTACTTCCAGCGTGCAGACCTGTGGAAGGATCTCGAAGCCATGGGCTTCTACCTCTCCGGCTTTGGTTGCACCACCTGTATTGGTAACTCCGGCCCACTGCCGGACGAGGTTTCCGCAGCCATCAACGAGAATGACCTCGCTGCCACCGCGGTACTTTCCGGTAACCGCAACTTCGAGGGCCGTATCTCCCCGGATGTCAAGATGAACTACTTGGCTTCCCCAATCATGGTCATCGCCTACGCCATTGCCGGTACCATGGACTTTGACTTTGATGCACAGCCACTGGGTCAGGATAAGGAAGGCAACGACGTCTTCCTGAAGGACATCTGGCCATCCCCGCAGGAGATTGAGGACACCATCCAGTCCGCTATCTCCCGCGAGATGTACGAGGCTGACTACGCCGACGTCTTCAAGGGCGACGATGCTTGGCGCAACCTGGACGTGCCGGAGGGCGAGACCTTCAAGTGGGATGAGGATTCCACCTACATCCGCAAGGCTCCTTACTTCGACGGCATGCCAACCGAGCCGAACCCGGTTGAAGACATCAAGGGTGCACGCGTTCTGGCAAAGCTGGGCGATTCCGTCACCACTGACCACATCTCCCCTGCTTCCGCTATTAAGCCGGGCACCCCGGCTGCGCAGTACCTCGATGAAAACGGCGTTGCCCGCCAGGACTACAACTCCCTGGGCTCCCGTCGTGGTAACCACGAGGTTATGATGCGCGGTACCTTCGCGAATATTCGCCTGGCCAACCAGCTGGTCGACGTCACCGGTGGCTACACCCGTGACTTCACCCAGGAAGGCGGCCCGCAGGCCTTCATCTTCGATGCTTGCCAGAACTATAAGGAAGCCGGCATCCCGCTCGTTGTCATCGCCGGTAAGGAGTACGGCACTGGCTCTTCCCGTGACTGGGCAGCCAAGGGCACCAACCTGCTTGGCGTGAAGGCTGTTATTACTGAGTCCTTCGAGCGCATCCACCGCTCCAACCTGATTGGTATGGGCGTTATCCCACTGCAGTTCCCACAGGGCGAGTCCCACGAGTCCTTGGGCCTGGATGGTACGGAAACCTTCGACATCGAGGGCATCTCCGCATTCAATGATGGCTCCATCCCGAAGACCGTCCACGTCACCGCTACCAAGGAGTCCGGCGAGGCCGTCGAGTTCGATGCCGACGTCCGCATCGATACCCCGGGTGAGGCTGACTACTTCCGCCACGGCGGCATCTTGCAGTACGTTCTGCGTCAGATGGTCAAGAACTAA
- a CDS encoding TetR/AcrR family transcriptional regulator, producing the protein MPIVSESELSRRRHDILVGARRCFAEHGYEGATVRLLEQATGKSRGAIFHHFGDKESLFLALAQEDAARQAEVVAQNGLVEVMREMLQHPERHDWLATRLEITSLLRTDPSFAARWKENQSVRDEAVRARLASNADKGRLRDDVEIDTLAIYLEVFMDGFINRLALGDTAELENVLDLVEQSIRGAQAGAQ; encoded by the coding sequence ATGCCCATCGTGAGCGAATCTGAACTTAGCCGCCGCCGGCACGACATTCTCGTAGGTGCCCGCCGCTGCTTTGCAGAGCACGGGTACGAGGGAGCTACTGTTCGGCTACTCGAACAAGCGACGGGTAAGTCACGTGGCGCAATTTTTCACCACTTCGGTGACAAAGAGTCACTATTCCTTGCCTTGGCGCAAGAAGATGCCGCTCGTCAAGCCGAAGTCGTAGCTCAAAATGGCTTGGTAGAAGTCATGCGCGAAATGCTCCAGCATCCTGAGCGCCACGATTGGCTGGCCACTCGCTTGGAAATCACCTCCCTACTACGCACTGACCCCTCGTTCGCCGCTCGGTGGAAGGAAAATCAGTCGGTTCGTGATGAAGCCGTTCGCGCACGCTTGGCATCTAATGCGGATAAGGGCCGCCTTCGGGATGATGTAGAAATCGATACCTTAGCCATCTATCTTGAGGTGTTCATGGACGGATTCATTAACCGGCTTGCCTTGGGCGATACCGCGGAGCTGGAAAATGTTCTTGACTTAGTAGAGCAGTCCATCCGCGGTGCTCAGGCGGGCGCACAGTAA
- a CDS encoding ATP-binding cassette domain-containing protein, with translation MDIARIKPSPGAIYQVLVDPDKAVEDVAVHLAEHLSTQAIIGTDASAQISFLRETCIEEVVLGLENAGVPAPEMQRRGERMLRAVGLSDYREHDPTQLSGGQTRRLAAACVAIREPEVMIVCEPAAGLDADSRTQVVRLLQSMPETCVISVSSSSWPDLGGDIIGTDPLVAALDLPRVSASTRTGSIGPLTARRGAAKKKWWHFSQPSGTSFSVGPVEIPIAESKVTWLRGDNGSGKTTLLRAAAGLDGAGAVPNPPALALQSPFDQAVFPTVEEFVPNDTVRNLLGLNPADHPLDLSSSRLRLAQIAHVIGQQRPVVLLDEPDTLLSAADRWLMHQLIHHALQSGSALVVTCHDPKFVAEIETYAEVTEKTLPAQHL, from the coding sequence ATGGATATAGCCCGCATTAAGCCCAGTCCTGGGGCCATATATCAAGTACTTGTCGATCCTGACAAAGCCGTAGAAGACGTTGCCGTGCACCTAGCGGAGCACCTATCTACCCAAGCCATCATCGGCACGGATGCCTCAGCACAAATTAGCTTCCTGCGGGAAACCTGCATCGAAGAAGTGGTTTTAGGCCTCGAAAATGCCGGCGTGCCTGCCCCTGAAATGCAGCGGCGCGGGGAGCGAATGCTTCGCGCCGTGGGCCTGTCTGACTACCGTGAACACGATCCAACGCAGCTATCCGGTGGCCAAACACGCAGGCTTGCGGCTGCCTGTGTCGCCATTCGCGAGCCAGAAGTCATGATTGTGTGCGAGCCCGCAGCCGGGCTTGATGCTGACTCGCGCACGCAAGTGGTTCGCCTCTTGCAGTCGATGCCGGAGACTTGCGTCATTTCCGTTTCTAGTTCCTCCTGGCCAGATTTGGGTGGCGACATCATCGGAACAGACCCACTCGTAGCGGCCCTTGACTTACCACGGGTTTCTGCGAGCACTCGGACTGGGAGCATAGGTCCGTTAACGGCTCGCCGGGGTGCGGCAAAGAAAAAATGGTGGCACTTTTCTCAGCCCAGTGGCACGTCCTTCAGCGTCGGACCGGTGGAAATCCCCATCGCGGAATCCAAGGTTACGTGGCTGCGCGGCGATAATGGCAGTGGAAAGACCACGCTCCTGCGCGCCGCGGCTGGGCTCGATGGCGCCGGAGCTGTCCCGAATCCACCCGCTCTTGCCCTGCAATCGCCGTTTGATCAGGCAGTATTCCCAACGGTGGAGGAATTCGTCCCCAATGACACCGTGCGCAACCTGCTGGGACTAAACCCCGCAGACCATCCTCTCGATCTATCATCGTCTCGCCTGCGGCTTGCGCAGATTGCCCACGTGATCGGACAGCAGCGACCGGTGGTCCTGCTCGACGAACCAGACACCTTGCTTTCAGCTGCCGACCGCTGGCTCATGCACCAACTGATCCACCACGCACTGCAGTCCGGCAGCGCCCTGGTGGTTACCTGCCACGATCCTAAGTTTGTGGCTGAAATAGAAACCTATGCTGAAGTAACGGAAAAGACACTGCCGGCGCAGCATCTATAA
- a CDS encoding energy-coupling factor transporter transmembrane component T family protein, which yields MHGLHPATVITIAACGWVLTLALNTPVASASVVLIALTCGTAATRNASVILTTMALSAPAALSMLVIHAPYGDDPVLPLLTSDGLVLAATLTLRFCALMACFIAAMAALRIADIAKWLQVSRAGHKVAYIVGASLQTLPQGAHAWRCVRDANQLAGITVTWRNSISRVIIPVIARLLTQGTQRGQALAAVGFDQEGQRSLLRPVADSMVSRVLRFVIPLVALAVVIATWI from the coding sequence ATGCACGGCCTTCATCCCGCCACCGTTATCACCATCGCGGCCTGCGGTTGGGTCCTTACTTTGGCGCTGAATACCCCGGTGGCGTCGGCAAGCGTAGTGCTCATCGCCCTAACCTGCGGTACTGCCGCTACCCGCAACGCTTCCGTGATTTTGACAACTATGGCGCTAAGCGCCCCAGCGGCCCTTTCCATGCTGGTCATTCACGCCCCCTACGGTGATGACCCAGTGCTGCCGCTGCTAACTAGCGACGGCCTGGTTCTCGCCGCCACCCTCACCCTCCGATTCTGCGCCCTCATGGCTTGCTTCATCGCGGCCATGGCAGCACTGCGCATTGCTGATATCGCCAAGTGGCTGCAAGTGTCGCGCGCTGGCCACAAGGTTGCGTATATCGTTGGAGCCTCGCTGCAAACCCTGCCCCAAGGTGCGCACGCTTGGCGTTGCGTGCGTGACGCAAACCAGCTCGCCGGCATCACCGTGACCTGGCGCAATTCCATCTCGCGCGTCATTATTCCCGTCATCGCTCGCCTCCTTACCCAAGGAACCCAACGTGGCCAGGCCCTCGCCGCCGTCGGATTCGACCAAGAAGGGCAACGCAGCCTATTGCGCCCCGTAGCCGATTCCATGGTCTCCCGCGTCTTACGCTTCGTCATTCCGCTAGTAGCCCTTGCGGTGGTGATTGCTACATGGATATAG
- a CDS encoding ECF transporter S component — protein MVIAGALIVAATWIYLVLLRPTDWESVAGSTEALITLAGYLVGAALLLAGTVPALPARTIAIIPVALVLNIVVGEIIGSIGVPLYIDSVGTILVAALAGPIAGLATGTLSSVVWGLLNPAALPFAAVSAATGFLSGLVIKKGAFTKVWWVILSGAIIGIISGMLAAPVAAFVYGGTAGLGTGAVVSLFRELGNSLIASVTLQSFISDPLDKALVFLIVWAAVKALPQRTRESLQPR, from the coding sequence ATGGTCATCGCGGGTGCTCTCATTGTCGCCGCAACCTGGATTTATCTGGTTCTTCTGCGTCCTACTGATTGGGAATCCGTTGCCGGCTCAACCGAGGCGCTCATTACCCTCGCCGGATACCTCGTTGGCGCCGCGCTCCTTCTAGCCGGCACCGTTCCGGCTCTACCGGCACGAACCATCGCCATTATCCCGGTAGCGCTAGTACTCAATATTGTTGTCGGCGAAATCATCGGTTCTATCGGCGTCCCGCTGTATATCGACTCCGTGGGAACAATCCTGGTAGCCGCGCTCGCGGGACCCATCGCCGGATTGGCTACCGGTACATTGTCCTCCGTCGTATGGGGGTTGTTGAACCCTGCCGCCCTGCCCTTCGCCGCCGTGTCCGCCGCCACGGGGTTCCTCTCTGGACTGGTAATCAAGAAGGGTGCTTTCACTAAGGTGTGGTGGGTCATTCTCAGCGGCGCCATCATCGGCATCATTTCCGGCATGCTCGCCGCACCAGTGGCTGCCTTTGTTTATGGCGGTACCGCAGGTCTTGGTACGGGCGCGGTTGTTTCGCTGTTCCGAGAACTGGGCAATTCCCTCATCGCCTCGGTTACGCTGCAGTCCTTTATTTCGGATCCCCTGGATAAGGCACTGGTCTTCCTCATTGTCTGGGCAGCGGTCAAGGCATTGCCGCAGCGCACCCGAGAATCTCTCCAGCCACGTTAA
- a CDS encoding nucleoside hydrolase encodes MTAMPPAVLIDCDPGIDDCLALMYLAGLHHAGEIELVGVTTTAGNVEVHQTAANARWILELCSLADVPVAPGLPQPLKVDLTTTPETHGPTGLGYAHAPAAAAKLQQRDWQQVWEEALATHDDLQLIVSGPVTNLAAFEATHSEAAARFGAITIMGGAVNYRGNTTPTAEWNFCVDPHAAAQHFHSTAPRVPTTLCSLEVTEQFLITPQRLDEVLELLGEHPTAQILPDVLRFYFEFHQAQGEGYQAQIHDLLTCMIALGRINFDAIETTVDVEAESPLLRGTSVADLRNHWGRAHNARLVTSADIEAAHHECARGLTLLASH; translated from the coding sequence ATGACTGCTATGCCACCAGCTGTACTTATTGATTGCGATCCCGGCATCGATGATTGCCTCGCCCTTATGTACTTGGCCGGCCTGCATCATGCCGGTGAGATCGAGCTGGTAGGCGTTACCACCACGGCCGGCAATGTCGAGGTCCATCAGACCGCGGCTAATGCCCGCTGGATTTTGGAGCTGTGCTCGCTTGCCGACGTCCCCGTAGCCCCCGGCCTACCCCAACCCCTCAAGGTGGATCTCACCACCACCCCTGAGACCCATGGCCCGACAGGGCTGGGCTACGCACATGCCCCCGCTGCCGCCGCCAAGCTGCAACAGCGCGATTGGCAGCAGGTATGGGAAGAAGCATTAGCCACCCACGACGATCTGCAGCTGATCGTTTCCGGGCCGGTCACCAACCTTGCTGCGTTCGAAGCAACCCATAGCGAAGCTGCCGCGCGCTTCGGCGCCATCACCATCATGGGCGGTGCGGTCAATTACCGCGGAAACACCACGCCAACTGCCGAGTGGAACTTTTGCGTGGATCCACACGCCGCCGCCCAACATTTTCATTCAACCGCCCCTCGCGTTCCCACCACGCTGTGTTCCCTCGAAGTAACGGAACAGTTTCTCATCACCCCGCAGCGCCTAGACGAGGTCCTAGAATTGTTGGGGGAGCACCCCACGGCACAAATCCTGCCGGACGTGCTGCGCTTTTATTTTGAATTCCACCAAGCACAAGGGGAGGGATATCAAGCTCAAATCCATGACCTCTTGACCTGCATGATTGCACTCGGACGCATCAATTTTGACGCGATAGAAACCACCGTGGACGTCGAGGCGGAATCGCCACTGCTGCGTGGCACGAGCGTTGCAGATTTGCGCAACCATTGGGGCCGCGCCCACAACGCGCGTTTGGTAACAAGCGCAGATATAGAGGCCGCACACCACGAATGCGCGCGGGGATTGACGCTATTGGCTTCGCATTAG
- a CDS encoding NAD(P)H-binding protein, with amino-acid sequence MTDKKKILYIGGHGKVGLLTAPKLVEAGHEVHSLIRNPEQKAEIEKLGATPVMADITEQTVDQWAELFAAYDAVVWGAGNGGRGGADLTWAVDRDGALATLDAMDKLQQEGKNVPAYVMISYVGSQVATTDPADEKWYAYVESKKEVDNRLVQASYPHLILKPAMLTEEPAKGIEQIEDKMLKESLTSSRELVADVIVEVLGRENLPESPLAFVDGDNPVSSIK; translated from the coding sequence ATGACTGATAAGAAGAAGATTCTGTACATCGGTGGACACGGCAAGGTCGGACTGCTGACCGCACCAAAGCTGGTTGAGGCCGGTCATGAGGTCCACTCCCTCATCCGCAACCCAGAGCAAAAGGCCGAGATTGAAAAGCTCGGCGCGACCCCAGTTATGGCGGATATTACTGAACAAACCGTGGATCAGTGGGCAGAGCTTTTCGCCGCTTATGACGCTGTAGTCTGGGGCGCTGGCAATGGCGGCCGCGGTGGGGCAGACCTCACCTGGGCCGTCGACCGCGATGGTGCCCTCGCTACCCTCGACGCCATGGACAAGTTGCAGCAGGAGGGCAAGAATGTGCCTGCCTATGTGATGATCTCTTATGTCGGCTCCCAGGTAGCAACCACGGATCCTGCCGATGAGAAGTGGTATGCCTATGTGGAGTCTAAGAAGGAAGTAGACAACCGCCTTGTACAGGCAAGCTACCCGCACCTCATCCTCAAGCCAGCGATGCTGACCGAAGAACCAGCCAAGGGCATTGAGCAGATTGAGGATAAGATGCTGAAGGAGTCTCTGACTTCTTCCCGCGAGCTGGTTGCGGACGTCATCGTCGAGGTCCTTGGCCGCGAAAACCTGCCGGAATCCCCGCTCGCCTTCGTTGATGGCGACAATCCGGTGAGCTCCATCAAGTAA
- a CDS encoding ACT domain-containing protein yields MYAIMTVTGADSTGIIAAVTTTLAELDINVIDVSQTLMGGYFTMILRVEFDADKVSIQTIKEHMRPVAEEKHQSIRIQSEDLFTAMNEI; encoded by the coding sequence ATGTATGCCATTATGACCGTCACCGGCGCCGATAGCACCGGCATCATCGCCGCGGTGACCACTACCCTTGCAGAACTCGATATCAACGTCATCGACGTCTCCCAGACGCTCATGGGCGGATACTTCACCATGATCCTGCGCGTCGAATTCGATGCGGACAAGGTCTCCATCCAGACCATCAAGGAGCACATGCGCCCCGTTGCGGAAGAAAAGCACCAGTCCATCCGCATCCAGTCCGAAGACCTCTTCACCGCCATGAACGAAATTTAA